Proteins encoded in a region of the Candidatus Saccharimonadia bacterium genome:
- a CDS encoding serine hydrolase — protein sequence MKYRRYVLLGVVGLSILGLGYAWAAMVGVNNAQTVSESAQHPLLARRVFADNPNDTIINFTSLRAALRERFGTETEPFSFYFEYLPTGTTIRINGESELIAASLVKLPLVMDLYHAVELGRIHLGDTAQLTADDLDASFGDLYKKGAGGSLTLQEAANLALTQSDNTAARLINRLTRGMLAANEQSLPALDIDHDTTKTGDAVISSRGYSSILKCLYLSCYLKPDSSQAILALMSKTAFTGRITKYTPKDVTVAHKIGVFNPANVHSDCGIFYVPKRPYLLCVMMQGDDAMVSQKMADTSKQIYDWVTSYSSVSTAR from the coding sequence ATGAAATACCGACGTTATGTGCTACTGGGGGTTGTGGGGCTGTCGATATTGGGCCTGGGGTATGCCTGGGCGGCGATGGTGGGGGTGAACAATGCTCAGACGGTGAGCGAATCGGCGCAGCATCCTCTGCTCGCGCGGCGGGTGTTTGCCGATAATCCCAACGACACCATCATCAATTTCACCTCGCTGCGGGCGGCGCTGCGCGAGCGATTTGGGACCGAGACGGAGCCGTTTAGTTTTTATTTTGAGTACTTGCCGACGGGCACGACGATCCGTATTAATGGTGAAAGCGAGCTGATCGCGGCGTCGCTCGTGAAGCTGCCGCTCGTGATGGATCTGTATCACGCGGTCGAGCTGGGCCGGATTCATCTGGGCGACACGGCGCAGCTAACCGCCGATGACCTTGATGCCTCGTTTGGCGATTTGTACAAAAAGGGTGCGGGCGGCTCGCTGACGCTGCAAGAGGCGGCCAACTTGGCCCTCACGCAATCCGACAATACGGCCGCGCGGCTGATTAACCGCCTGACGCGGGGCATGCTGGCGGCCAACGAGCAATCGCTCCCGGCGCTCGACATCGACCACGACACCACGAAGACCGGCGACGCGGTGATTAGCTCGCGGGGGTATTCTTCGATCCTGAAGTGCTTGTATTTGTCGTGCTACCTCAAACCCGATAGTTCGCAGGCGATTTTGGCGCTGATGTCAAAAACTGCGTTCACTGGCCGGATCACGAAATATACCCCCAAGGACGTGACGGTAGCCCACAAGATTGGGGTATTTAACCCGGCCAATGTGCATAGTGATTGTGGTATTTTTTATGTGCCGAAGCGGCCGTATTTGCTGTGCGTGATGATGCAAGGCGATGACGCAATGGTAAGCCAAAAAATGGCCGACACCTCGAAGCAGATTTACGACTGGGTAACGAGCTATAGCTCGGTATCGACTGCGCGCTAA
- a CDS encoding HD domain-containing protein: MTQAEIILKTQAFLKDKFSTESSGHDYWHMYRTWKVAKHIAASEPDADMVTVELAALLHDIADWKFHDGDEEAGPRAARKWLESLEVSNDIIEHVQDIIRNVSFKGANVETKLNTIEGKIVHDADKLDAIGAIGIGRTFAYGGAKGRPMHDPNQAAEQHNTFEAYKNSNSPTINHFYEKLLLLKDRMFTKTGKELARHRHEVMEQFLKEFLEEWEGKG, from the coding sequence ATGACCCAAGCAGAAATCATCCTCAAAACCCAAGCCTTTTTGAAAGACAAATTTAGCACCGAAAGTTCCGGCCATGATTACTGGCACATGTACCGTACTTGGAAGGTTGCCAAGCACATTGCCGCGAGTGAGCCGGATGCGGACATGGTTACTGTTGAGCTGGCTGCCCTCCTGCACGATATTGCCGACTGGAAATTCCATGATGGTGACGAAGAAGCTGGCCCGCGAGCAGCGCGGAAGTGGCTCGAGAGCTTGGAGGTGAGCAATGATATCATCGAGCACGTTCAAGACATTATCCGCAATGTATCGTTTAAAGGCGCAAATGTTGAGACGAAGCTTAATACAATTGAAGGCAAAATTGTCCATGATGCCGACAAGCTTGATGCCATTGGCGCAATCGGCATCGGCCGGACGTTTGCGTATGGCGGTGCGAAAGGTCGACCCATGCATGATCCAAACCAAGCTGCGGAACAACATAACACGTTCGAGGCTTACAAAAACAGCAATAGTCCAACCATTAATCATTTTTACGAAAAGCTCCTCCTCCTGAAAGATCGCATGTTTACCAAAACCGGCAAAGAACTGGCCAGGCACCGTCATGAAGTTATGGAGCAATTCTTGAAGGAGTTTCTCGAAGAATGGGAAGGCAAGGGCTGA
- a CDS encoding dihydrofolate reductase family protein, which produces MRKLIVQEFITLDGIMQAPGGPDEDTASGFKYGGWTAPYFREADDAAGEFMAEWMRSTDILLGRKTYDIFAAYWPKHADMWPGINDVTKYVMSTTKTKSDWQNTVFLKSVDDLKQLKTGEGSDIKVHGSGNLAQTLFKHDLVDELHLITYPITLGTGKHLFDKGAIAAAFTLMDSHVAPNGVIFASYRRAGEVKTGIVGA; this is translated from the coding sequence ATGAGAAAATTAATTGTCCAAGAATTTATCACCTTAGATGGCATCATGCAGGCACCGGGCGGACCCGACGAAGACACAGCCAGCGGTTTCAAATACGGCGGCTGGACCGCACCGTATTTTCGCGAAGCCGACGATGCGGCCGGCGAGTTCATGGCGGAATGGATGCGGTCGACCGATATTCTGCTGGGCCGAAAGACGTATGATATCTTTGCTGCCTACTGGCCCAAACACGCCGATATGTGGCCCGGAATCAATGACGTTACGAAATACGTTATGAGCACTACTAAGACCAAGTCAGACTGGCAAAACACCGTGTTTCTGAAGAGCGTCGATGATCTCAAGCAGTTGAAGACTGGCGAAGGCTCTGATATCAAAGTCCACGGGAGCGGCAACCTGGCCCAGACGCTATTCAAGCATGATTTGGTCGATGAGCTGCATCTCATAACATACCCGATCACGCTCGGTACGGGCAAGCACTTGTTTGATAAGGGCGCGATTGCCGCGGCCTTCACGCTGATGGACAGCCACGTGGCACCCAACGGCGTAATTTTCGCGAGCTACAGGCGCGCGGGTGAAGTTAAGACAGGTATTGTCGGAGCTTGA
- a CDS encoding galactose oxidase-like domain-containing protein: MKNASMRTLRIIFALGLLTVLALPNGRTSIFAAHESVAEHDDDGAEHAANDLASTPISEIELRTAQNKGQVIRETGVEPGAARSTKVGASEPTFSAAAVSADPGQSGQWSSVFGTEVMPVFEAVLPNGKVLMWDSVGDNAAETYPDQSFTRAMVWDPTNNSFRRVDLQGYNIFCAGFAHLPNGNVLVAGGNANQALAGIVQTHIFDWQTETWTRGADMASGRWYPSVATMANGEHVIVGGGPAIAEVYQTNGAIRALTGFTNATYGGRAYPFMMSRPDTQLGLFGPYDAIYTLITSGNGAITGTGARDGKFRDYGSFATYDIGKSLVVGGGKLTEGGVANVPTKTAVVVNSNAGLVPTTTATGSMSTGRRQFNATVLADGSVLATGGLTSGAPNVDLNHAITSAERWDPATGAWKVLASASRIRQYHSTAALLPDGRVMTGGGGICGPCMDVGYLEKNIEYFTPPYLYKKDGSGQLAPRPVIQTAPTAIGVNTNFSVSFSGATSIQKVGLIGLSDVTHDVNQGQRYVPLRFQVSGTTLTVTGPPNSGVAPPGYYLLFITDSAGVPSVAKILQVAGGPTPLMSPVKNTGAGRCVDIPASALAIRTYTQTYACNNTKAQALTRLPNDNTLRVLGNCIDIPGSNFVSGQKIWTYTCNGTSAQAWQFGADGTIRPIAKTTLCLATASTANNAAISVATCNGSTLQKWTW; the protein is encoded by the coding sequence ATGAAGAACGCATCCATGCGTACGCTCCGCATCATTTTTGCCCTCGGTCTGCTGACCGTACTGGCCCTGCCCAACGGCAGGACCTCTATATTCGCGGCTCACGAAAGCGTGGCAGAACACGATGACGACGGTGCTGAACATGCCGCAAATGACCTCGCAAGCACGCCAATCAGCGAGATTGAGCTCAGAACCGCGCAAAACAAGGGGCAAGTTATACGCGAGACGGGGGTTGAGCCAGGTGCGGCTAGGTCCACAAAGGTGGGCGCCAGCGAGCCTACCTTTTCCGCCGCGGCTGTGAGCGCAGATCCCGGGCAATCCGGGCAATGGAGTTCGGTGTTTGGAACGGAAGTTATGCCGGTGTTTGAGGCAGTATTACCCAACGGCAAGGTCTTGATGTGGGACTCAGTCGGCGACAACGCCGCCGAGACGTATCCGGATCAGAGTTTTACGCGGGCGATGGTCTGGGACCCAACCAACAACTCGTTTAGGCGCGTGGATCTTCAAGGCTACAATATTTTCTGCGCCGGTTTCGCCCATCTCCCGAACGGCAATGTGCTCGTCGCCGGTGGCAACGCCAATCAGGCCCTAGCCGGCATCGTGCAAACCCACATCTTCGATTGGCAAACCGAGACCTGGACTCGTGGTGCCGACATGGCAAGCGGACGCTGGTATCCGTCGGTGGCGACAATGGCCAACGGCGAACACGTGATTGTCGGTGGTGGACCAGCAATCGCCGAGGTTTACCAAACGAACGGAGCGATACGGGCCCTCACAGGCTTTACCAATGCGACCTACGGCGGCCGCGCCTATCCGTTTATGATGTCCCGGCCAGACACCCAGCTCGGTCTCTTTGGGCCCTACGACGCCATCTATACCCTCATTACTTCCGGAAACGGAGCCATCACGGGCACGGGCGCCCGCGACGGCAAGTTTCGCGACTACGGAAGTTTCGCGACCTACGACATCGGCAAATCACTCGTAGTAGGCGGCGGCAAGCTGACGGAGGGCGGGGTCGCGAATGTCCCCACAAAGACCGCCGTTGTCGTAAACAGCAATGCCGGACTTGTGCCGACCACTACCGCTACCGGTTCTATGTCGACCGGACGACGGCAGTTCAACGCCACCGTGCTCGCCGACGGTTCGGTATTGGCGACTGGCGGCCTCACCAGTGGCGCGCCTAATGTTGACTTGAATCACGCCATCACATCGGCCGAACGCTGGGACCCCGCGACGGGTGCTTGGAAAGTGCTCGCTAGCGCCAGTCGCATTCGGCAATACCACTCGACCGCGGCTCTGCTGCCCGACGGCCGAGTCATGACGGGCGGGGGAGGTATCTGCGGCCCGTGTATGGACGTCGGCTATCTCGAAAAGAACATTGAATACTTCACGCCGCCGTATCTGTACAAGAAAGACGGAAGCGGCCAACTCGCACCACGACCGGTGATCCAGACGGCACCAACAGCTATCGGCGTTAACACCAACTTCTCCGTCTCATTCAGCGGGGCTACAAGCATCCAGAAGGTTGGACTCATCGGGCTAAGTGACGTCACTCACGACGTAAATCAAGGACAGCGGTATGTGCCACTGAGGTTCCAGGTCTCGGGCACAACCTTAACCGTCACCGGTCCACCAAACAGTGGAGTAGCCCCTCCGGGGTATTACCTGCTCTTTATCACCGATTCTGCCGGCGTTCCATCAGTTGCGAAGATCCTCCAAGTTGCTGGGGGACCAACGCCATTGATGAGTCCCGTGAAGAACACCGGGGCCGGACGCTGTGTCGACATCCCCGCTTCGGCTCTTGCGATCCGCACCTACACTCAGACATACGCCTGCAACAACACGAAAGCGCAAGCACTGACCCGGCTGCCGAATGACAACACGCTGCGCGTACTTGGCAACTGCATCGACATTCCGGGGTCCAACTTTGTTTCCGGTCAGAAGATTTGGACATACACCTGCAACGGCACCAGCGCGCAAGCCTGGCAATTCGGCGCCGACGGCACGATACGGCCTATCGCAAAAACTACGCTGTGCCTTGCCACCGCCTCGACCGCCAATAATGCCGCCATATCGGTCGCCACGTGTAACGGCAGCACCCTCCAGAAGTGGACCTGGTAG
- a CDS encoding type 1 glutamine amidotransferase domain-containing protein, producing the protein MKKLLFVVTSHTELGSTGRKTGFHFSEMGEPYAFLRGNGYAIDFVSPLGGAVRADGYDEADPLQKQLMEDDELQSKLADTLRPADIDPDTYAAIYYVGGHGTMWDFADNLALQHITSKMFEDGKGVAAVCHGPAGLVNVKLSDGSFLVKDKNLAAFSDDEERAINLDKVMPFLLESALVARGAKYTKHPLWQENIEVDKNLITGQNPASALSVGKALHEYLTKTQ; encoded by the coding sequence ATGAAAAAACTACTCTTTGTCGTTACGAGCCACACCGAGCTTGGTTCGACAGGCCGCAAAACTGGCTTTCACTTTAGCGAAATGGGCGAGCCCTACGCTTTTTTGAGAGGCAACGGGTATGCAATTGATTTTGTGAGCCCGCTCGGTGGGGCTGTTCGAGCCGATGGGTACGATGAGGCTGATCCGCTCCAAAAACAACTCATGGAAGACGACGAATTGCAGAGCAAGCTGGCTGACACCTTGCGGCCAGCGGATATTGACCCGGACACCTACGCGGCGATTTACTACGTGGGCGGTCATGGCACGATGTGGGACTTTGCGGATAATCTCGCGCTCCAGCACATAACGTCAAAAATGTTTGAGGACGGCAAAGGGGTGGCGGCTGTTTGTCACGGGCCCGCCGGACTGGTTAATGTAAAGTTGAGTGACGGCAGCTTTTTGGTGAAAGACAAAAACCTGGCGGCCTTCAGCGACGACGAAGAGCGCGCCATCAATCTCGATAAGGTAATGCCATTTTTGCTAGAAAGCGCGCTCGTGGCACGCGGAGCCAAATACACCAAGCACCCGCTATGGCAAGAAAATATTGAGGTCGACAAAAACCTGATAACCGGCCAAAATCCCGCTTCAGCATTGAGTGTGGGCAAGGCTCTGCACGAGTACCTCACCAAAACTCAATAG
- a CDS encoding helix-turn-helix domain-containing protein: protein MDTIKKDHLQQCPIEAVMSVLGGKWKVVVIDQLLSNSVMRFSELRRAMPGVTQKMLTQQLRELEQSGIVERKIYPVVPPKVEYRLTTKGKTLEDLLVLMKQWGVDFINSDRAVEPLAMIQSKNA from the coding sequence ATGGATACCATCAAAAAAGATCACCTCCAACAGTGCCCCATAGAAGCAGTCATGAGCGTTTTGGGGGGCAAATGGAAAGTGGTCGTTATCGATCAGCTTCTGAGCAATAGCGTAATGAGATTTAGCGAACTTCGGCGAGCAATGCCGGGCGTGACCCAGAAGATGCTTACTCAGCAGTTGCGGGAGCTCGAACAATCTGGAATTGTTGAGCGCAAAATATACCCGGTAGTTCCGCCAAAAGTAGAGTATCGTCTGACCACAAAAGGCAAAACCCTAGAGGATTTGTTGGTATTAATGAAGCAGTGGGGGGTGGATTTTATCAATTCTGATCGGGCAGTAGAACCTCTGGCGATGATACAATCAAAAAATGCCTGA
- a CDS encoding PhzF family phenazine biosynthesis protein: MPDTPSRVNAFTANGRNGNPAGVVLGADALDERQMLAVASGLGLSETAFVSQSDRATRKVRFFTPTTEVDLCGHATIATWSLLHKLGELSVGTYTQETKAGLLKVEIQNEGLVFMEQTRAAFFDKVEPPEVAGMLGIKASDFHASLHPQIVSTGIRDLLVPLIDKSVLARLRPNLDAIADFSRRHDISGFHVFALLENEQSLASARNFAPADGIPEECATGTSNGALLCYLKNERTLPQREIYRVEQGEAMGRLSYIYGTFKDEIVWIGGQAEIIDRPGL, translated from the coding sequence ATGCCTGATACCCCCTCCAGAGTTAATGCATTCACGGCCAACGGCCGCAATGGCAATCCGGCCGGGGTAGTGTTGGGCGCTGATGCGCTCGATGAGCGGCAAATGCTAGCGGTAGCTTCCGGGCTGGGACTGTCCGAAACGGCGTTTGTCAGCCAGAGCGATCGCGCCACCCGTAAGGTTCGATTTTTTACACCCACCACTGAGGTCGACCTTTGCGGCCACGCGACGATAGCCACGTGGTCTCTGCTTCACAAACTAGGTGAACTCTCGGTGGGCACATACACGCAAGAAACCAAGGCCGGCTTGCTGAAAGTGGAGATTCAAAATGAGGGGCTGGTCTTCATGGAGCAAACGAGGGCCGCATTTTTCGACAAAGTCGAACCCCCCGAGGTTGCGGGCATGCTGGGGATAAAAGCCAGCGATTTCCACGCGTCGCTCCATCCCCAAATCGTTTCCACTGGCATCAGAGATTTGCTGGTACCGCTGATCGACAAATCGGTTCTGGCGCGGCTCCGTCCCAACCTTGACGCCATCGCTGATTTTAGTCGGCGGCATGACATTAGCGGCTTTCATGTATTCGCGCTTTTGGAAAACGAGCAATCCTTAGCCAGCGCCCGCAACTTCGCTCCCGCCGACGGCATTCCCGAAGAGTGCGCCACCGGTACATCCAACGGAGCGTTGCTTTGCTATCTGAAGAACGAGCGTACATTGCCCCAGCGGGAAATATACCGCGTCGAACAAGGCGAGGCGATGGGCCGCCTATCCTACATTTACGGTACATTCAAAGACGAGATCGTCTGGATCGGCGGGCAGGCGGAAATCATAGATCGGCCGGGCCTATGA
- a CDS encoding peptide deformylase produces MTNSPLALQLVGPTDPLLNQVAQKVTRDEINADGIQAVIAGMLKLSAGKGHTKADSRQMVGLAAVQVGVDKRIISIDLAADGSNKQQDLLIVINPTIAIRSAATMPGREGCWSCGDICGNVERAKEVTLEGLDRHGKPLRLHLVDFAARIAQHETDHLDGIRFPDRIPKDHPERLHLVRPAEFEAYRQNWQNWPVVCPRETWESMKAGM; encoded by the coding sequence ATGACAAATTCGCCCTTAGCCCTGCAGCTCGTCGGCCCCACCGATCCACTGCTCAACCAAGTCGCCCAAAAAGTTACCCGCGATGAGATTAATGCTGATGGTATCCAGGCCGTCATTGCTGGAATGCTGAAATTGTCCGCCGGCAAAGGACACACCAAAGCAGACTCTCGCCAAATGGTGGGACTTGCCGCCGTACAGGTAGGCGTGGATAAGCGAATCATCTCAATTGATCTGGCGGCGGATGGTTCGAACAAGCAGCAGGACCTTTTGATAGTCATCAACCCTACCATTGCCATCCGTTCTGCGGCCACGATGCCGGGCCGTGAAGGCTGTTGGTCGTGCGGCGATATTTGCGGGAACGTAGAGCGTGCGAAGGAGGTTACACTTGAGGGCTTAGATCGGCACGGGAAACCTCTCAGGCTTCACCTTGTCGATTTCGCCGCTCGGATCGCCCAGCACGAGACCGACCATCTTGACGGTATTCGCTTCCCGGATCGCATCCCCAAGGACCATCCAGAGCGTCTTCACCTCGTCCGTCCAGCTGAATTTGAAGCATACCGACAGAACTGGCAAAATTGGCCCGTTGTATGTCCGCGCGAGACATGGGAGTCGATGAAAGCTGGAATGTAG
- the idi gene encoding isopentenyl-diphosphate Delta-isomerase, whose translation MEMIVLVDERGREIGTAPKLASHHAHTPLHRAFSCYVFDETGRFLVTQRAASKKVWPGVWTNSVCGHPAPGEGFEDAIRRRAEYELGLAVSDIRVMLPDYRYMTPPFNGIIENEICPVFVARTDGQPAPNPEEVGDYAWLRWDEYGAAVAGADYSYWARDQYDQLMASSEFTAFLRSIER comes from the coding sequence ATGGAAATGATTGTCCTCGTAGACGAGCGCGGCCGGGAGATCGGCACGGCCCCCAAGCTGGCTTCGCACCACGCGCACACGCCGCTGCACCGGGCGTTTTCGTGCTACGTGTTTGACGAGACCGGGCGATTTTTGGTGACACAGCGCGCGGCGAGCAAAAAGGTGTGGCCCGGCGTGTGGACCAACAGTGTGTGCGGCCACCCGGCGCCGGGCGAAGGCTTCGAGGACGCGATCCGGCGGCGAGCGGAGTACGAGCTGGGGCTGGCAGTGAGTGATATCCGCGTGATGCTGCCGGATTATCGCTACATGACTCCTCCGTTTAACGGGATTATTGAAAACGAGATTTGCCCAGTGTTTGTGGCGCGTACGGACGGGCAGCCAGCTCCGAATCCGGAAGAGGTCGGAGATTATGCCTGGCTGCGGTGGGATGAGTATGGCGCCGCGGTGGCCGGCGCGGATTACTCGTATTGGGCCAGGGATCAGTACGACCAGCTGATGGCCAGTTCGGAGTTTACGGCGTTTTTACGATCAATCGAGCGATAA
- a CDS encoding LemA family protein, whose protein sequence is MNTTIIILIVAAVLAGALIAVYNGLIRSRVRVDEAWSDITVQLKRRYDLIPNLVNTVKGYAEHESKVFTQVTEARTQAMNATGLTQKAEAENMLEGALKSLFAVSEAYPDLKANQGFQQLQGELVDTEDKIQASRRFYNGSVRDYNIKLQVFPTSLLAGMLGFTHRDFFEVENQAEVEKAVEVKF, encoded by the coding sequence ATGAACACAACGATCATTATATTAATTGTAGCCGCAGTGTTGGCTGGGGCACTCATTGCGGTCTACAACGGGCTCATCCGCTCGCGCGTCCGCGTCGACGAGGCCTGGAGCGACATCACCGTCCAGCTCAAGCGCCGCTACGACCTCATTCCCAACCTCGTTAACACCGTCAAGGGCTACGCCGAGCACGAGTCCAAAGTGTTCACGCAGGTCACCGAGGCTCGCACCCAGGCCATGAACGCCACCGGCCTCACCCAAAAAGCCGAAGCCGAAAACATGCTCGAAGGCGCCCTCAAGAGTCTGTTTGCCGTCTCTGAAGCCTACCCCGACCTCAAGGCCAACCAGGGCTTTCAGCAGCTCCAAGGCGAACTCGTAGACACTGAGGACAAAATCCAGGCTTCGCGCCGCTTCTACAACGGCTCAGTGCGCGATTACAACATCAAATTGCAAGTCTTTCCCACCAGTCTGCTCGCCGGCATGCTCGGGTTTACTCACCGCGACTTCTTTGAGGTCGAGAACCAGGCCGAAGTCGAGAAGGCCGTCGAAGTTAAATTCTAA
- a CDS encoding four helix bundle protein, translating into MKLSEYRNSSSWQKAIDLGPKLMALAEELPASEETGLSLQLRQLMVELPATIAADLVQEHSDERLMPALKLLATLELIDRVYPALDTAGVRSEADALAEGLVSGEPAARDAEPPQPAPAPERELEPAATPVLASEVGAGSEVSVSPDGTVGDQPAEPAAASAPAPTIVPVTTASEPSPQESNVHSDSQQ; encoded by the coding sequence ATGAAGCTGTCAGAATACCGAAATAGTAGCAGCTGGCAGAAAGCCATCGATCTGGGACCCAAACTAATGGCTTTGGCAGAGGAGCTGCCCGCCAGCGAAGAAACAGGCCTGAGCCTCCAGCTGCGCCAGCTCATGGTGGAGCTACCCGCCACCATCGCCGCCGATCTGGTGCAGGAGCACAGCGACGAGCGGCTCATGCCCGCGCTCAAGTTGCTCGCCACCCTCGAGCTCATCGATCGCGTATACCCCGCGCTCGATACCGCCGGCGTGCGCAGCGAGGCCGATGCGCTGGCCGAGGGCCTCGTGTCGGGCGAGCCGGCGGCCCGCGACGCCGAGCCGCCCCAGCCGGCGCCGGCGCCCGAACGGGAGCTCGAGCCCGCCGCCACTCCGGTGCTGGCCTCAGAAGTCGGCGCCGGCTCCGAGGTGAGCGTGAGCCCCGACGGCACCGTGGGCGATCAGCCGGCCGAGCCCGCCGCCGCCAGCGCCCCGGCTCCCACCATCGTCCCCGTCACCACCGCGTCCGAGCCATCGCCACAGGAGTCCAATGTACACTCAGATAGCCAGCAATAA
- the htpX gene encoding zinc metalloprotease HtpX, which produces MYTQIASNKRRSLLLILGFIVFVGGLDWLFSRLLHQPAAFIPILIVAVIYAGVSYFFSAQIALSMSGAREVQKKDAPQLYRLVENLTIAAGLPTPKVYIIEDASPNAFATGRDPQHAVVAVTTGILERLEKTELEGVLAHELSHVGNYDIRFMALVTALVAVVSVISDLLLRLSFWGGGDDDEGGGNNNGLLIILSIVGAILAPLVAAVIQFAVSRQREYLADSSGALLTRYPEGLARALEKISADPQPMQHANSATAPLYISNPLKGRSLAGLFDTHPPIADRIKRLREMETKQ; this is translated from the coding sequence ATGTACACTCAGATAGCCAGCAATAAACGCCGCAGCCTGCTGCTCATCCTCGGCTTCATCGTCTTCGTCGGCGGGCTCGATTGGCTGTTTTCGCGCCTGCTGCACCAGCCGGCCGCCTTCATCCCCATCCTGATCGTGGCCGTCATCTACGCCGGCGTTTCATACTTCTTCTCGGCTCAGATCGCGCTCTCGATGAGCGGCGCCCGCGAGGTCCAGAAAAAAGACGCCCCCCAGCTGTACCGATTGGTCGAAAACCTCACCATCGCCGCCGGCCTGCCCACGCCCAAGGTCTACATTATTGAAGACGCCTCGCCCAATGCCTTTGCCACCGGCCGCGATCCGCAACACGCCGTGGTCGCCGTCACCACCGGCATCCTCGAGCGCCTCGAAAAAACCGAGCTCGAAGGCGTGCTCGCCCACGAGCTCAGCCATGTTGGCAACTACGACATCCGCTTCATGGCGTTGGTGACCGCCCTCGTGGCGGTAGTGTCGGTGATTTCCGACCTCCTGCTGCGGCTGTCGTTTTGGGGCGGCGGAGACGACGATGAAGGCGGCGGCAACAACAACGGCCTGCTCATCATCCTCAGCATCGTCGGCGCCATTCTCGCGCCGCTGGTAGCCGCCGTCATTCAGTTTGCCGTCTCCCGCCAGCGCGAATACCTGGCCGACTCGTCCGGCGCGCTGCTCACGCGCTACCCCGAAGGCCTCGCGCGGGCTCTCGAAAAAATTTCTGCCGACCCCCAACCCATGCAGCATGCCAATTCTGCCACCGCTCCGCTCTACATCTCCAATCCCCTCAAGGGCCGCAGTCTCGCCGGCCTCTTCGACACCCATCCGCCCATCGCCGACCGTATCAAACGCTTGCGAGAAATGGAGACCAAACAATGA